In Rhinoraja longicauda isolate Sanriku21f chromosome 6, sRhiLon1.1, whole genome shotgun sequence, the following proteins share a genomic window:
- the vrk3 gene encoding serine/threonine-protein kinase VRK3 isoform X2: protein MRASHTQLQISRAERGRARRRFQIPKGEKEEEVQPVTVQATTSPAQTLPSLKAPSKKHTPVKIISPRKDTASPKRKRENELEEQKSPTKASIVLRNPKGKRQKSNPLAPIAVNEILTDQNSKKWRLTKILLQHETEYGLLYSAQQMTGSSQCNYTVKVDAKDGRIFNEQNFLQRAAKQNKVDKWMKSHMMTFLGIPACVGFGLHENTYRFLVFPNLGHSLQSIIEKNKKPLSEKAVFQLSYKIIDVLEYIHANEYVHADIKAENIYVNPSDRERVHLAGYSFAFRYCPDGKHVEYKEGSRTPHEGTVELISVDVHKGAGPSRRSDLETLGYCLLKALCGSLPWSNNIDSPHSVMETKQKYKADITSLLKTCFGKKKIPNELKKYFEHVVSLQYDEEPNYEEIRKQLNDGLQRLGVSLNDPLDLTITTI, encoded by the exons ATGCGGGCCTCGCACACGCAGCTGCAAATCAGCCGGGCCGAGCGAGGCCGAGCAAGGCGGCGGTTtcag ATACCCAAAGGGGAAAAGGAGGAGGAAGTACAACCTGTTACTGTCCAGGCCacaacatctccag CTCAAACTCTACCTAGTCTAAAAGCGCCCAGTAAAAAGCACACCCCTGTGAAAATAATTTCACCCAGGAAAGACACGGCTTCTCCAAAGAGAAAACGAGAAAATGAACTGGAGGAACAGAAATCTCCCACGAAGGCATCAATCG TTTTGAGAAATCCTAAAGGAAAACGGCAAAAGAGTAATCCATTGGCACCGATTGCAGTAAATGAAATTTTGACTGATCAGAACAGCAAAAAGTGGAGACTTACCAAGATTCTTTTGCAGCATGAAACTGAATATGGGCTGCTCTATTCAG CACAACAAATGACTGGTTCCTCACAATGCAACTATACGGTGAAAGTG GATGCAAAGGATGGTCGAATTTTTAATGAACAAAATTTTCTTCAGCGTgctgcaaaacaaaataaag TTGACAAATGGATGAAGTCCCATATGATGACGTTTCTGGGAATTCCTGCATGTGTTGGCTTTGGATTACATGAAAATACTTACAG GTTTCTAGTATTTCCAAACTTGGGTCATAGTTTGCAATCAATTATTGAGAAAAATAAGAAGCCATTATCTGAAAAAGCCGTATTTCAACTATCCTATAAAATT ATTGATGTGCTTGAATACATTCATGCTAATGAATATGTACACGCAGACATCAAGGCAGAAAATATTTATGTGAACCCAAGTGATCGAGAACGG GTGCACCTAGCAGGCTACTCCTTTGCATTCAGGTACTGCCCTGATGGTAAACATGTTGAATATAAAGAAGGGAGCAGAACACCACATGAGGGCACCGTGGAGCTGATCAGTGTGGATGTACACAAAGGAGCTG GGCCTTCCAGACGCAGTGATCTTGAAACCCTGGGTTATTGTTTACTGAAGGCGTTGTGTGGTTCCTTGCCGTGGTCCAATAACATTGACTCTCCCCATTCTGTcatggaaacaaaacaaaa ATACAAGGCTGACATAACAAGTCTCCTGAAGACTTGTTTTGGGAAAAAGAAAATTCCAA ATGAACTGAAGAAATACTTCGAACATGTGGTGTCACTACAGTATGATGAAGAGCCAAATTATGAAGAAATACGAAAACAACTAAATGATGGTCTTCAAAGGTTGGGGGTGTCACTAAATGACCCTTTGGACCTCACAATAACCACT atTTGA
- the vrk3 gene encoding serine/threonine-protein kinase VRK3 isoform X1: MIFKYCPECGQDLEATFNFCPSCGFKIPKGEKEEEVQPVTVQATTSPAQTLPSLKAPSKKHTPVKIISPRKDTASPKRKRENELEEQKSPTKASIVLRNPKGKRQKSNPLAPIAVNEILTDQNSKKWRLTKILLQHETEYGLLYSAQQMTGSSQCNYTVKVDAKDGRIFNEQNFLQRAAKQNKVDKWMKSHMMTFLGIPACVGFGLHENTYRFLVFPNLGHSLQSIIEKNKKPLSEKAVFQLSYKIIDVLEYIHANEYVHADIKAENIYVNPSDRERVHLAGYSFAFRYCPDGKHVEYKEGSRTPHEGTVELISVDVHKGAGPSRRSDLETLGYCLLKALCGSLPWSNNIDSPHSVMETKQKYKADITSLLKTCFGKKKIPNELKKYFEHVVSLQYDEEPNYEEIRKQLNDGLQRLGVSLNDPLDLTITTI; this comes from the exons ATGATTTTTAAGTATTGTCCAGAATGTGGCCAGGATTTAGAAGCTACTTTCAATTTTTGTCCATCATGCGGTTTCAAGATACCCAAAGGGGAAAAGGAGGAGGAAGTACAACCTGTTACTGTCCAGGCCacaacatctccag CTCAAACTCTACCTAGTCTAAAAGCGCCCAGTAAAAAGCACACCCCTGTGAAAATAATTTCACCCAGGAAAGACACGGCTTCTCCAAAGAGAAAACGAGAAAATGAACTGGAGGAACAGAAATCTCCCACGAAGGCATCAATCG TTTTGAGAAATCCTAAAGGAAAACGGCAAAAGAGTAATCCATTGGCACCGATTGCAGTAAATGAAATTTTGACTGATCAGAACAGCAAAAAGTGGAGACTTACCAAGATTCTTTTGCAGCATGAAACTGAATATGGGCTGCTCTATTCAG CACAACAAATGACTGGTTCCTCACAATGCAACTATACGGTGAAAGTG GATGCAAAGGATGGTCGAATTTTTAATGAACAAAATTTTCTTCAGCGTgctgcaaaacaaaataaag TTGACAAATGGATGAAGTCCCATATGATGACGTTTCTGGGAATTCCTGCATGTGTTGGCTTTGGATTACATGAAAATACTTACAG GTTTCTAGTATTTCCAAACTTGGGTCATAGTTTGCAATCAATTATTGAGAAAAATAAGAAGCCATTATCTGAAAAAGCCGTATTTCAACTATCCTATAAAATT ATTGATGTGCTTGAATACATTCATGCTAATGAATATGTACACGCAGACATCAAGGCAGAAAATATTTATGTGAACCCAAGTGATCGAGAACGG GTGCACCTAGCAGGCTACTCCTTTGCATTCAGGTACTGCCCTGATGGTAAACATGTTGAATATAAAGAAGGGAGCAGAACACCACATGAGGGCACCGTGGAGCTGATCAGTGTGGATGTACACAAAGGAGCTG GGCCTTCCAGACGCAGTGATCTTGAAACCCTGGGTTATTGTTTACTGAAGGCGTTGTGTGGTTCCTTGCCGTGGTCCAATAACATTGACTCTCCCCATTCTGTcatggaaacaaaacaaaa ATACAAGGCTGACATAACAAGTCTCCTGAAGACTTGTTTTGGGAAAAAGAAAATTCCAA ATGAACTGAAGAAATACTTCGAACATGTGGTGTCACTACAGTATGATGAAGAGCCAAATTATGAAGAAATACGAAAACAACTAAATGATGGTCTTCAAAGGTTGGGGGTGTCACTAAATGACCCTTTGGACCTCACAATAACCACT atTTGA